AACATGGTATGTGTTGCAGGATTCATGGTTTTGTTGTCACAAACCTAATAAACACTAAATAGCTTAGTTATCAATGTTGTCTCTTTAGATCTGTGAGCTAAATAATATGCAGTAATGTTTATGCATTTGTGTATCAGTTGGAACATATTGAAGTTAAACATGATCCAAAATTCATGTAACTTTTGATATCATGTATGCTGGAAAACTACAAAATTTCTACCTAAATTTGCTTACAGTAGTTGCCTTTCTCTTATATGTCTGAGATCACTGGCATTAATTGCCTTTGGTTGGGAGTAAATGCAAGAACCTAATCTATAAAGTAAAATGTAGTTCCTATTTGAAGCACTTCAAAATCTCTTTTTAATGAATATTTAGATGAATTGCTGCAAAAAACTATAAATGAAAGTCTCACTTCACACTGTTCCTGTTTTTCTGATCTTTATGGATCAGTCCTCGATAGTACTAGAACCCTAAGTTAGATCATGAACATTTTGAGACATAGGTAAGTGCTAAGATCAATTATTGAAGTAAAGAACattgttatttatgatttatcTTAGATGCACAAATTATGTTCTGAATGTAGTGAACAAATTAGACTTTACATGTTTGAAGCATTACTTAGGACCTATTGTGGCATATATATCATCagaaggcatatatatatatatatattattccacAAATTGAACAATCAAGAAAAGCTATAACTGGATTAGCTACTCTGAGAAAGGAAGGATAGTCTATAATGATTGCATGAGTTTAATAAAATTAAGTACCAATCTTTGTGGACAATGTCTTCTTTCTATGGTCACTTGAAGCATTCTCTTCCCAGAACTAATGAAGTAACTTTCCAAGATACAAACATACACATTGAAAGGTTCTGTTAAGAACACTTTGTTTCAACAGTTCAGGAACTCATGAAATGGAGAAGAGATAAGGTAAGAAAATAAATGATAATGTAGTTCATGAAGTGGTAGAAGATTGTCTTACTAAAGAATtgcattatgtatatatatgagtgATTGTGTTCTCATTCCAAGCTTCATTTAATGGAAAATCTATTACATTATAATTTGATTTAGTTTACATGTAAATTGCAGATTCAAATACTAGAATTACAGTACAATTTATTGAAATGGATATTCGTCGAAAATGAGAGATCAATAAGCTTCCTAGCATTTTGACTCCAGACAAAGAAAAAGAATCAGAAAGAATTACAAGCTTCTTTGTTGTAAGGTGACAGGGTAATAGTTAGCAGTTCTTCTTCTGATTGCATTTTATTTGCAGATGAAACTTTTAGTTTAATTTCCTTCCAAAAATCTGAGGAATTATTTTTCCCATATAATGGTAGAGATAGCAATTATTTTGTGACCAAGGGAAGACCACTTTGTAAGATAATTGTAGACATAATCTTGAACTGTTCTAGCAAATGACACAAATCAAGATCACTGCTGTAAGAATAGGGTAATAGAGGAAGGAAATTAGATAGGTGACCTAAGCAACACATAAATTAGACAATGGTTTGTCTCCATCTTTGGATCACCATAATTCTTTCATTTTCTAGATTCTCACAAGTTTATAGTCACATAAATTAGATAGGCATGCTAGTATTATGGTTTCAGAAACATTTTATGCAATTATACCTCAAGTCCTAGCACAAATTCCAGTCTTCCAACATGACAAACTACAGATTGGTTTATCTCCTCTTAGCCTTTTTTCGACAGTAATCTTGCGGTAATAGAATATTAGTGTCTAATATAAATGATCTCACAGCTTATCATGAAGTATCTCATATTTAGATGCTGCTTCTGATTTCAATTATTGGTCATACTTTGATTTGGTTGTGAGTTAAGGTATCACAGTGTTCTTAGGGAAGGAAGCTGATAGAGCATAGTCCAGAATTCTCATAGTTTGCAGTGATAAAATAGCAAGATGAGTCCACCATTATTCTTTTCTGGACGATAAAACCTCAGAAACTTTTAGACATAGGAAGGTTTCACGAAGACAAAAGAGAAAGAGGAAACAAAAATGTAGAATAGCACACAGTAGATTATGACAATTCCAATAGAAGTATCTGCAGATTTTAGATAATTATGAAGCACAAACCATTCACTTTCTTCCAAGTCATAATCAAACTATCATGAACTATTTAAATGCAGAAACTTACTCTATATGACTAAGTACAAATTAGAATTGCATGTCTACCAACTTTCTTGAAATCATCAAAGCATTACAAATCATCGCATCACCATCGTGCTTTGATCCGTCGAGTGCGTGAGGACATGACCTCAACACCATCTGCAGCTCTCACAAACCCTAAGTTCTTCCCATAGCATGAGAAACAGGGAAACCGAAGAATCCCTGTAGTCGTTTTTGTGTTTCGTGAAGTCTTGGGTTTTACAGCTTAGCTTTTGATCATCAGATGGGGAAAAGAGAAAGGTCGATCTGTGAATGACCCAACCGAGCAAATGCTTTTGCTTTGACATAGCGAGAATCTACGTACATCCATTTGCAGTGAGGTCTTCTCAGTCAAAATGGAAATAGTGAGCACAACTTTTCCTGTGTTGGTAAGAATTGAAATGTGACACTCCCCATAAATGGGGGCTCTCACCGCAGTCCCGTATCAACTTTTTGCTCCACTCGCCTCTCACGTacattctttcctttcttttcgcAATGATGCACGTCCTACTGATAACACTACCACTTGATGTTTCTACTGCACATTCATATTAGGGAAAACCTACACCTTATGAAGCTGTAATATTTATCGGCAAGTCGTTCATATGTTCAATCGGCAAACAGGAAAGAGATCACACAGACTGGATGACAGTGATAACCTAATAGAAAACACCATACCGATCAAAGCAAGGAGGAGGATCTAAGGCATATCTGGTGTGGCAACACAAGCATTAATGGCATGCTCGGCAATCGCAGGTCGGACGTCAGGCTGCGGCCGGGGGTGGTGGGGGGTGATGCTGAtcgtgttgttgttgttgttgttgttgttgctgttgttgttgttgttggagtTGTTGTTGTTTCTTGCGCTTCTTCTTCTCGTAGCTGATGCCGCGTGCCTTTGATTGGACCTCGCGGACCTCGCGGAGGTAGAGACGGATGGCGCGGGCACCGAACGGGTTGGACTCAGGCTTGCCTCCGTTCTCCTCGTAGGCGGCACGAAGGCGGCCGATGAGGGCGTCGAGGCTGCCCCAGGCTTGACGGAGAGGGCAGGGACACGGCGCGGGGGGGTTGGAGTTGCCAAAGAAGGGGCACAAGTGGGTGTGGATTTTGGTCTTGCCGAACTGGTCCAGGTAGCGAAGGAACTCCAGCACATGGGAACTGCTGCACTGAGAGAGCGAGAGCGGCGGGCGGTGGTTCCTGAGGTACTGCCCGAACGTGTTCCAGTCGCGTCGCTTTTGTGACTCGTAGCGGCTTAAGGAAGGagcgatggaggaggaggaggaggaggaggcagctgCACCGGTACTGGTGGCAGCCATTGAGGTGGCACCGCTGGTGTTGGGGTGGGGGCTATCGGCGTTGGGTATCAAGTTCATGGGggcagcttcttcttctttcttcttcttcttcttcttcttcttcttcttcttcttcttcttcttcttcttctccagtgATCCTCCCCAGTCCAATTACACTCGGCTTCGTCTGCACACAAGATTTCAAGAACAGGATTCACACATAGCTTACAAGAACCGAATCGATGATGGTGATGACGACCATAATTCGATGATCTACTTGACCGATCAGTTCTCCTCCTGAGAATCGACACGATCTAGCCAATTCGATCTCCCCAAAGCAGCAGCACATCAAGAACGCTTTCAACATGGAATTTACCTACACGATCCAAGGGTGAGGAAGGACTAGGAAACTTGGAGCGCCATGATCCTGAGGCACCTGAACAGGCaacaagcgagagagagagagagagaggaaggggagATGAGAGGTTGAGTGAtgtggaagcttactgtttcccagGGGAGCTTTCTTCCAGTTGGATGATGTCTTGTTGTGAGGGGAAAAAGATTCCCACATCGTACGCGCTTCTGTAGGCAGAGGAAGCTGAGCAGGGACGACTATGGAAATGTTGCTCTTTGTGGGACCCCAGAGAGCTCTTTGCCATCAGAACGCAGAGAAACAAGTTAGGGTTTTTGTGTGAATGGAGACAAAAGGTTGACAGTGATGTGATGGGATAAAAGCAACCATGCATGGTGGAATTCACAGTAGCAATGGCAATGAACACAAACTCCACCAGTAAAGATTATGGCATTCTTAGATATCcctcactcctctctctctctctctctctctctctctctcaagatatTTCTCTCTGACTTCTCATTCATATCTCTCTTTGGCGTCAATAACCTCAGTGCTCTTCAACCTGTAATTCACATTTTATGACGACATGTTGTTTGTACGCACACCATCAAAATTTATATTGCAACCAAGAAGCTTTATTATGTTGACTGGTTGACTGACGGTGTCAACAGAGCAGGATGAGTGCAAAAGACACCGACTCATACAGCCACTCCAAATAATCGAGACTTTAACTTGTACACTGTTTGTTGGGGAAATTGGGTGACATCTTCATCAATTCGATACTGTTTGGATCCACATATCATCGAGGTATCTTTCAAACTTTTCGCGATCTAAGGTGGAAGCACTCAAGTGTTCTGATGGTCATTTGCAAGTGTAGATTTTTTGATCCGATTCTTTCGATGTTTAAATTCGTCtgacaaataataaaaaatattttatcttaattattatgttaaaaataatatttttcgaaTAAAATGAAAGAATAGCCAATGAAATATTTCATGAACGAACAGTTAGATGTAGGAAAAGAAAAGAGACAACCTAAATCGTTTCTTTAAACTTACAAAGAAGGCAAGTTTTATCTTCCCAATGCTGACTGAGCTATCACATTTCGGATGATAATTGACTATTAGTATTTTTCTTATTATTGTTCATATATTTatgtaattaaaatttattatgtatattactgattttttaatatatttataaaaaaaagttaCTCGTCAAATGGTATAAATAATATAGCAGCAAATTTTCAATGTTGTATTTCCTATATTATCTTTAAAGAGATTGGAAatctataagttttttttttatttttcaaaattttctatatAATAATGATGTTAGTGAGTGGCAAATTTGTCTCATTTTTTAACACATTTACATGCCAAAAATTGGTCTCTTTTTCTGTGTAGATTTCACAACCTAAAACCCttttgtactctctctctctatatatatatatatatatatatgtgtgtgcgcgcgcgcgggCCGCGCGCGCGTGTGAGTAAAAAGCTATAAAAAAGAGAGAGTCAGTTTTCATGATTAAAGATGACTTTATGCTTCAtgtttttttttcacatttaacAATCTCTTTCCAAATCATCCCTACAATGGATCTGAGTAATGTTATAGGTACAAGATTGCCTTTTTGTTTAGTATAACAACATTATCAATATTGCTACATCCAATCATGAATTTGAGAAAAAAAGAAGCTTCCAAATAAATAAACAGGAAACAAATGATTGCAAAACAAATAATATCAAACATCTATTTGATATTCAAACAAGTAAGAATCAAAATCGGTAAATATGATTCTCATGCTAAGGatgaaaactctctctctctctctctctctctctctcaaatagCTATATAGTTTTACTCTAAGCAATTAAAGATTGAAACTATGCAGTCAAAGAATCCTTCTACTTTTGTGCATTTCTTCAAGCGAAGAATGCAAAGtcttcatcataataaaaaaagacCTGCAATTTTAGAAGATAACTTTCGGTATTTGTTggataattatcttttttatgtcgaattacatgaagcatattaataattttttgcccACTAATGGTTATGAAAAGTGTCTTAAAGTTTGATTTATAATTTTCTTTAGGTAAAAGTTTCTCCAATATTCCTTTCTCGAATGAGTTATTTAATAGTATTAGTACATATTACTATAGCAATCAAAACTTGAGAGGACTAGAGAACGTGTTCCGTCATTATTAAACCCTATTCTCAACATGAGCATCATGACATTCCTTTTCTTCGATTGACAATAACACTTCTCCCAACTCACGGTCCGATAGGAGGTCTCAGAGGTAACTAAAATCGATCGATGTAGCATCAAACGATCAATAAAACACATTGATTTAatcaaagcaaaaaagaaaatagtGCACGTTAATCATCATGTGTTACTATTGATGAGATAATGCGGGACATTTTTTAGCTAGTTAGTCTTACGATATTTGTTACGGTTTTACGGTATGTTAGACCCGCTTATCAAAGATTAAAGATCAACATCTCATTTCTCGTATTTAAAATATTGGTTTGGTAATGATCTATTAGGCTCACTTATTAAATTTCAGGGCTTGAAACTTCATTCGATAATTTTTACACCCACTTATCACAAGTTAAGGGTTCGAAATCCATTTACCAAGAGTTAACGATATACCTAAACAATGATCTAGCTTTGTTATATCGAACCTATTTACTAATGGTTGAGTGTTCAAAATATTATTCGATAAGTTTTATACCTAAAACATTGCTACGGTGATAATGTACGAGACTCGCTCGCTCACTCACTCACTTATgttaaatattatatgataatttttttttttgttgagctCAGCATAACCTCCACATCGATTCATACTAaatttaatctaaaatatttgtcTAATGATGATGTATTAGATCCATTTGCGAAAGTCACCGTGTTTTAAATCTTCGATAATTTTAGCATatagaattttttattaaatataaaatatatattaactaAGTTGAAGCATTACAAAGGCCGCTCCTAACATCTAATATCAGAGTGGAACAAAAAATTCAAATGAAAAAGCTACTCTCATATGTAAAAAATGATGATATCGTCATGTCTCTAAAGAATGTTTAACCATCCGATTTGTCTCTCTATACACATGAGAGAGGTTATATacatcaaaaacattcaaatggtCCAAATAATGTGCACAACATTTCTAACAGCCTAAACATGCAAAATCTGAACAAAAATTAGGAAAATTA
The DNA window shown above is from Musa acuminata AAA Group cultivar baxijiao chromosome BXJ2-4, Cavendish_Baxijiao_AAA, whole genome shotgun sequence and carries:
- the LOC103983372 gene encoding protein G1-like4, with amino-acid sequence MNLIPNADSPHPNTSGATSMAATSTGAAASSSSSSSIAPSLSRYESQKRRDWNTFGQYLRNHRPPLSLSQCSSSHVLEFLRYLDQFGKTKIHTHLCPFFGNSNPPAPCPCPLRQAWGSLDALIGRLRAAYEENGGKPESNPFGARAIRLYLREVREVQSKARGISYEKKKRKKQQQLQQQQQQQQQQQQQQHDQHHPPPPPAAA